The following are from one region of the Mycobacteriales bacterium genome:
- the purN gene encoding phosphoribosylglycinamide formyltransferase, whose amino-acid sequence MSLPFRLVVLVSGAGTNLAALLAAASDPAYGAEVVAVGADRDEIDGLRCAERAGIPTFVRRVSDYPSRQDWDRALADAVAEHQPDLVVSAGFMKILGPAFLATHPHTINTHPSLLPAFPGAHAVRDALAAAVAVTGATVHYVDAGVDTGPVIDQVEVVVEAGDDEATLHQRIKVAERQMLVATIGRMAHSLTQSATRKVQA is encoded by the coding sequence ATCTCCTTGCCCTTCCGGCTGGTCGTGTTGGTGTCTGGTGCGGGCACCAACCTCGCCGCGCTGCTTGCTGCCGCGAGCGACCCCGCGTACGGCGCGGAGGTGGTCGCGGTCGGCGCCGACCGTGACGAGATCGACGGGCTGCGGTGCGCCGAGCGGGCGGGCATCCCGACCTTCGTACGGCGGGTGTCGGACTATCCCAGCCGTCAGGACTGGGACCGGGCCCTCGCCGATGCCGTCGCGGAGCATCAGCCCGATCTCGTCGTGTCGGCCGGCTTCATGAAGATCCTCGGCCCGGCGTTCCTCGCCACGCACCCGCACACGATCAACACCCATCCGTCGCTGCTGCCCGCGTTCCCCGGCGCCCACGCCGTACGGGACGCCCTCGCCGCGGCTGTCGCGGTGACCGGCGCGACCGTGCACTACGTCGACGCGGGCGTCGACACAGGCCCGGTGATCGACCAGGTCGAGGTCGTCGTCGAGGCCGGCGACGACGAGGCGACACTGCACCAGCGGATCAAGGTCGCCGAGCGCCAGATGCTCGTGGCCACCATCGGGCGGATGGCACATTCGCTCACCCAGTCGGCAACCAGAAAGGTGCAGGCGTGA
- the sucD gene encoding succinate--CoA ligase subunit alpha, producing MAIWLTKDSKVIVQGITGSEGTKHTRRMVAAGTNVVGGVNARKAGTEVDGIPVFASVGEAMAATGADVSVGFVPPAFTRDAALEAVDAEIPLLVVITEGVPVQDTAYFRAYAESRGKTRIIGPNCPGLISPGQANAGIIPADISGPGRIGLVSKSGTLTYQMMYELRDIGFTTAVGIGGDPVIGTTHIDCLAAFQDDPDTEAIVMIGEIGGDAEERAADFIRANVTKPVVGYVAGFTAPEGKTMGHAGAIVSGSSGTASAKAEALEAAGVRVGKTPSATAQLMKDLLS from the coding sequence GTGGCGATCTGGCTGACCAAGGACAGCAAGGTGATCGTCCAGGGCATCACCGGCTCGGAGGGCACCAAACACACCCGCCGCATGGTCGCGGCGGGCACCAACGTCGTCGGCGGCGTCAACGCCCGCAAGGCAGGCACCGAGGTCGACGGCATCCCCGTATTCGCCTCGGTCGGTGAGGCGATGGCGGCGACCGGCGCGGACGTGTCGGTCGGCTTCGTGCCGCCCGCGTTCACCCGCGACGCCGCCCTGGAGGCGGTCGACGCCGAGATCCCGCTGCTGGTGGTGATCACCGAGGGCGTGCCGGTCCAGGACACCGCCTACTTCCGGGCGTACGCCGAGTCGCGCGGGAAGACCCGCATCATCGGGCCCAACTGCCCGGGGCTGATCTCGCCCGGCCAGGCCAACGCGGGCATCATCCCGGCCGACATCTCCGGGCCGGGCCGGATCGGGCTGGTGTCGAAGTCCGGCACGCTGACCTACCAGATGATGTACGAGCTGCGCGACATCGGCTTCACCACCGCGGTCGGCATCGGCGGTGACCCGGTCATCGGGACGACGCACATCGACTGTCTCGCGGCCTTCCAGGACGACCCGGACACCGAGGCGATCGTGATGATCGGCGAGATCGGTGGCGACGCCGAAGAGCGGGCCGCGGACTTCATCCGCGCGAACGTCACCAAGCCGGTTGTGGGCTACGTCGCCGGGTTCACCGCTCCGGAGGGCAAGACGATGGGCCACGCCGGCGCGATCGTCTCAGGCTCGTCGGGCACCGCGTCGGCGAAGGCCGAGGCGCTGGAGGCAGCCGGCGTACGGGTAGGGAAGACGCCGAGCGCCACCGCCCAGCTGATGAAGGACCTCCTGTCCTGA
- a CDS encoding alpha/beta fold hydrolase has translation MRRKLVVVPSAVLALTAAVVPAAAAQTGRGHAPAGYTKTTLDFHVTVPSETPDGIGTQTCLIVGDLYKPASASPDNPVPAVLTTNGFGGSKNDQASLAVVLAKRGYGVLSYSGLGFGGSGCKISLDDPSYDGRAGSQLISFLGDLNWIKKDGPDDPRVGMIGGSYGGGIQFAVAKVDPRLDTIVPIITWNDLRYSLMPNNATTPGRTGDVAGDTDVVGAQKLEWDLLLFADGLVDGITGVRADITRDDGCIDYLIDVCPFAAEGLANAVFTQGVLDFLGHASVGTFVNHIRIPTLLMQGEADSLFNLREAATTYRQLEAQGTPVKMIWQSWGHSVSASQPGEWTQGPGMADTYEGRRVLAWFAHYLKGEDVSTGPAFAYYRDYVPFHGRGPDTVQYATAPRFPVGRMTTYYASANGALVTARSQVRAGSAEYANLAGPAPLSYSEVSGLQGTALPDASTPPFDTPGTFVDWASVPLSHHLDVAGIPAVTLHVQTPVSLDATAATELQMFVKVYDVAPDGAITLVRRLVAPVRVADDAAAVHVLLPGIVHRFAEGDRIELVVAATDTAYRNADLVQPALVSWSRTAPVELKLPVVR, from the coding sequence ATGCGCCGAAAGCTCGTGGTCGTCCCGTCCGCTGTCCTCGCACTCACAGCGGCAGTCGTACCCGCAGCCGCGGCGCAGACCGGCCGAGGCCACGCCCCTGCGGGATATACGAAGACGACGCTGGACTTCCACGTCACGGTGCCCAGCGAGACCCCTGACGGCATCGGCACGCAGACCTGTCTGATCGTCGGGGATCTCTACAAGCCGGCAAGTGCCTCGCCCGACAACCCCGTTCCGGCGGTGTTGACGACCAACGGCTTCGGCGGCAGCAAGAACGACCAGGCGAGCCTGGCGGTCGTCCTCGCGAAGCGCGGGTACGGCGTGCTGTCCTACTCCGGGCTGGGCTTCGGCGGGTCCGGCTGCAAGATCTCCCTCGACGACCCGTCGTACGACGGTCGCGCGGGCAGCCAGTTGATCAGCTTCCTCGGTGACCTGAACTGGATCAAGAAGGACGGCCCTGACGACCCTCGCGTCGGGATGATCGGCGGCTCCTATGGCGGTGGCATCCAGTTCGCCGTCGCCAAGGTCGACCCGCGGCTGGACACGATCGTCCCGATCATCACCTGGAACGACCTGCGCTACTCGCTGATGCCGAACAATGCGACGACGCCGGGGCGGACCGGCGACGTCGCCGGTGACACCGACGTCGTCGGCGCGCAGAAGCTCGAGTGGGACCTGTTGCTGTTCGCCGATGGCCTCGTCGACGGCATCACCGGCGTACGCGCCGACATCACCCGCGACGACGGCTGCATCGACTACCTGATCGACGTGTGCCCCTTCGCCGCCGAGGGCCTCGCCAACGCCGTGTTCACCCAGGGCGTCCTGGACTTCCTGGGCCACGCGTCGGTCGGCACGTTCGTCAACCACATCCGGATCCCGACCCTGCTGATGCAGGGCGAGGCGGACTCGTTGTTCAACCTGCGCGAGGCCGCCACGACCTACCGGCAGCTCGAGGCGCAGGGCACACCCGTCAAGATGATCTGGCAGTCGTGGGGGCACAGCGTCTCGGCCTCGCAGCCGGGCGAGTGGACGCAGGGCCCCGGCATGGCCGACACCTACGAAGGCCGGCGCGTCCTCGCGTGGTTCGCCCACTACCTCAAAGGCGAAGACGTCTCGACCGGTCCGGCGTTCGCCTACTACCGCGACTACGTGCCGTTCCACGGCCGCGGCCCGGACACCGTGCAGTACGCGACCGCACCGCGCTTCCCGGTGGGCAGGATGACGACGTACTACGCGTCGGCGAACGGCGCACTCGTCACCGCCCGCAGCCAGGTGAGGGCCGGCAGCGCCGAGTACGCCAACCTGGCGGGCCCGGCGCCGCTGTCCTACTCCGAGGTCTCCGGGCTTCAGGGCACCGCGCTTCCCGACGCCTCGACGCCGCCGTTCGACACTCCCGGCACGTTTGTGGACTGGGCGAGCGTCCCACTGTCACACCACCTCGACGTGGCGGGGATCCCGGCGGTGACGCTTCACGTGCAGACGCCGGTGTCGCTGGACGCGACCGCCGCCACCGAGCTCCAGATGTTCGTGAAGGTCTACGACGTGGCACCCGACGGCGCGATCACGCTCGTACGACGGCTCGTCGCACCGGTCCGCGTGGCCGACGACGCGGCCGCGGTGCACGTGCTGCTGCCCGGCATCGTGCACCGGTTCGCCGAGGGCGACCGGATCGAGCTGGTCGTCGCGGCGACGGACACGGCGTACCGCAACGCTGATCTGGTGCAGCCCGCGCTCGTGTCGTGGAGCAGGACCGCGCCGGTCGAGCTGAAGCTGCCGGTGGTCCGCTAG
- a CDS encoding DUF6350 family protein, with amino-acid sequence MTQTVATPRAATPRRRAAGQAASVTPLWLRSVLTAAWATAVGLAVLVVLSLIDWTADSRTTSSAGAAMRFAVALWLDAQRAPLHVPGGEIAVAPLGLTLLLGGLLARFARVLTRDAPSKQPGAVAAMVVAVSLPYAGLAAALALVARTDSIRPSPGTAFVAAAGFSVVATTIGGMRGAGQWSALWDRLTDTAQAALTAAGLAAAVLLASATAFTIAALIQHHRLIGDSLSGYGNGSGQFTMALLSIWLIPNAVLLALAYLTGAGFVVGSGASVTLGHSHVGATPALPILAAIPRGGASWLVICLAVLAVAGAAAVAAWRVNRDIAADLPTRFSVALGVAAVMAGAAALLEAVAGGPAGPGRLATFGPSPWKVGLSVALEVATPVIGFVAVKAGWQTWRANRD; translated from the coding sequence ATGACCCAGACCGTGGCCACCCCGCGAGCGGCGACCCCGCGTCGGCGGGCAGCGGGGCAGGCGGCCTCGGTCACCCCGCTGTGGCTGCGCAGCGTGCTGACAGCGGCCTGGGCCACCGCGGTGGGCCTGGCCGTGCTGGTCGTCCTGTCGCTGATCGACTGGACCGCTGACTCCCGTACGACGAGCAGTGCGGGGGCGGCCATGCGCTTCGCCGTCGCGCTGTGGCTCGACGCGCAGCGCGCGCCGCTGCACGTCCCGGGCGGTGAGATCGCGGTGGCTCCTCTCGGCTTGACGCTGCTGCTCGGCGGCCTGCTCGCGCGGTTCGCGAGAGTGCTCACCCGCGACGCGCCGAGCAAGCAGCCCGGCGCGGTCGCCGCGATGGTGGTGGCCGTCTCGCTCCCGTACGCCGGGCTCGCCGCCGCGCTCGCCCTGGTCGCCCGGACCGACTCCATCCGTCCGTCGCCGGGTACGGCGTTCGTCGCCGCCGCCGGCTTCAGCGTCGTCGCGACCACGATCGGTGGCATGCGAGGAGCCGGGCAGTGGTCGGCGCTGTGGGACCGGCTGACCGACACCGCCCAAGCCGCCTTGACGGCGGCGGGCCTCGCCGCCGCGGTGCTGCTCGCGAGCGCCACCGCGTTCACGATTGCGGCGTTGATCCAGCATCACCGGCTGATCGGCGACAGCCTGTCCGGCTACGGCAACGGCTCGGGCCAGTTCACGATGGCGCTGCTGAGCATCTGGCTGATCCCCAACGCCGTCCTTCTGGCGTTGGCCTACCTGACCGGCGCCGGCTTCGTCGTCGGCTCGGGCGCGTCGGTGACGCTCGGCCACTCCCACGTCGGCGCGACGCCGGCGCTGCCGATCCTCGCCGCCATACCCCGCGGTGGCGCGTCGTGGCTCGTGATCTGCCTCGCGGTGCTGGCGGTGGCCGGTGCGGCGGCGGTTGCGGCGTGGCGGGTGAACCGGGACATCGCCGCGGATCTGCCGACCCGGTTCAGCGTCGCTCTCGGCGTGGCCGCCGTGATGGCCGGCGCGGCGGCACTGCTCGAGGCGGTGGCAGGCGGTCCGGCCGGCCCGGGCCGGCTGGCGACGTTCGGGCCATCGCCGTGGAAGGTCGGCCTCAGCGTCGCGTTGGAGGTCGCGACGCCGGTGATCGGCTTCGTCGCGGTGAAGGCCGGCTGGCAGACCTGGCGGGCCAACCGCGACTGA
- a CDS encoding carboxyl transferase domain-containing protein, with protein sequence MSADTTRLPHWSEALVTLTEPLPGSDVLHCSVASIDAHPCVVVRWDFGRNGGTFGVAEADAFVGAVSVAQQRGVPLVTITRTGGTRLPEGMRALVGIPRAALALTDLRAAGVPHVCIADNPTTGGVWVAIGAGADVRIAVAGAVLGFSGPRVVTAMTGRALAEGANTAESAYAAGLVDAVATHDEVGDLLSRALAAFAPDDPQPVAPPSSPAPLTRGAAAQLTVSREAERPSGDDLLAAVLTDRVELHGSDEVTHAAVGRLAGRRVVAVALAGPRAGMPGPGGFALLSRAAALAGALDIALVVFVDTPGADPHREADGLVPAMAQSLLDVLATPAPTVSLVHGEGGSGGALAGAVTDVVGVAEFGWFAALGPEGAAAAMRTSADEAAELMRITPGDLLADGFADALVARGDEVAWCAAAIDAIRRIPPEQRMTNRRKRWSSAIPREV encoded by the coding sequence ATGAGCGCCGACACCACACGCCTCCCGCACTGGAGCGAGGCGCTCGTCACCCTCACCGAGCCGCTGCCCGGCTCGGACGTGCTGCACTGCTCGGTCGCCTCGATCGACGCACACCCGTGCGTCGTGGTGCGGTGGGACTTCGGACGCAACGGCGGCACGTTCGGCGTGGCGGAGGCCGATGCGTTCGTCGGCGCCGTGTCGGTGGCGCAGCAGCGCGGAGTACCGCTCGTCACGATCACCCGGACCGGCGGCACGCGGCTGCCCGAAGGGATGCGCGCCCTCGTCGGCATCCCGCGCGCGGCGCTCGCGCTCACCGACCTGCGCGCGGCCGGCGTACCGCACGTCTGCATCGCCGACAACCCGACGACCGGCGGCGTCTGGGTGGCGATCGGCGCGGGCGCCGACGTGCGCATCGCGGTCGCCGGCGCGGTGCTGGGCTTCTCCGGTCCGCGGGTCGTCACGGCGATGACCGGACGCGCACTCGCTGAAGGCGCCAACACCGCGGAGTCGGCGTACGCCGCCGGCTTGGTCGACGCCGTCGCAACCCACGACGAGGTCGGTGACCTGCTCTCCCGCGCCCTCGCCGCGTTCGCACCGGATGACCCGCAGCCGGTCGCGCCGCCGTCGTCGCCCGCCCCGCTGACCCGCGGCGCCGCAGCGCAGCTGACGGTCTCGCGCGAGGCCGAACGGCCGAGCGGCGACGACCTGCTCGCGGCGGTCCTGACCGACCGGGTCGAGCTGCACGGCAGCGACGAGGTCACCCACGCGGCGGTCGGCCGGCTCGCCGGCCGTCGGGTCGTCGCGGTCGCGCTCGCCGGTCCGCGGGCGGGCATGCCCGGACCGGGCGGCTTCGCGCTGCTGAGCCGGGCCGCGGCGCTCGCCGGGGCCCTCGACATTGCCCTCGTCGTGTTCGTGGACACGCCGGGCGCCGACCCGCACCGCGAGGCCGACGGGCTCGTGCCGGCGATGGCGCAGTCGCTGCTCGACGTACTGGCCACACCCGCACCGACGGTCTCGCTCGTGCACGGCGAAGGAGGTTCCGGCGGCGCGCTGGCGGGTGCGGTCACCGACGTCGTAGGTGTGGCGGAGTTCGGGTGGTTCGCGGCCCTCGGGCCCGAAGGTGCCGCCGCGGCGATGCGCACCTCGGCCGACGAGGCCGCCGAGCTCATGCGCATCACCCCCGGCGACCTGCTCGCCGACGGCTTCGCCGACGCGCTGGTCGCCCGCGGGGATGAGGTCGCCTGGTGCGCTGCTGCAATCGACGCAATCCGGCGCATCCCGCCGGAGCAACGGATGACAAACCGGCGCAAACGCTGGTCATCGGCCATTCCTCGCGAAGTGTGA
- the purH gene encoding bifunctional phosphoribosylaminoimidazolecarboxamide formyltransferase/IMP cyclohydrolase, with translation MTEEGKRPIKRALVSVYDKTGLDELGKALAAAGVEVVSTGSTAARLRDAGIAVTPVEELTGFPECLEGRVKTLHPKVHAGILADLRKDDHVKQLEDLGVAPFELVVVNLYPFAATVASGASADECVEQIDIGGPSMVRAAAKNHPSVAVVVDPSAYSDVVTALGSGGFTYAERQRLAARAFQHTASYDVAVASWMGNVLAPTDDGTGFPSWAGATWEREAVLRYGENPHQRAALYVSPQGGGLAGAEQLHGPELSYNNYVDTDAARRAAYDFTEPCVAIIKHANPCGIAVGKDIAEAHRLAHACDPTSAYGGVIAVNRPITKELAEQLAGVLTEVICAPGYDDDALEIFKAKAKLRVLRCAADATPAAVETRPVSGGLLMQTVDRVDATGDDPSTWTLQAGEPADAETLKDLAFAWRACRSVKSNAILLASSGASVGVGMGQVNRVDSARLAVSRAGDRAKGSVAASDAFFPFPDGLEILVEGGVKAIVEPGGSVRDEEVIAAAKAAGVTLYFSGTRHFYH, from the coding sequence GTGACGGAAGAGGGCAAGCGCCCGATCAAGCGGGCCCTGGTCAGCGTCTACGACAAGACCGGTCTCGACGAGCTCGGCAAGGCGCTCGCCGCGGCGGGGGTCGAGGTCGTGTCGACCGGGTCGACCGCCGCCCGGCTTCGCGACGCCGGCATCGCCGTCACGCCGGTCGAGGAGCTGACCGGGTTCCCGGAATGCCTCGAAGGCCGGGTCAAGACGCTGCACCCGAAGGTGCACGCGGGCATCCTCGCCGACCTCCGCAAGGACGACCACGTCAAGCAGCTCGAGGACCTCGGGGTGGCGCCGTTCGAGCTCGTCGTCGTCAACCTCTACCCGTTCGCGGCGACTGTCGCCTCGGGGGCGAGCGCAGACGAATGCGTCGAGCAGATCGACATCGGCGGCCCGTCGATGGTGCGGGCCGCGGCGAAGAACCACCCGTCGGTCGCGGTGGTGGTCGACCCGTCGGCCTATTCCGACGTCGTGACTGCACTGGGGTCCGGCGGCTTCACCTACGCCGAGCGCCAGCGGCTCGCGGCGCGCGCGTTCCAGCACACCGCGTCCTACGACGTCGCCGTCGCGTCGTGGATGGGCAACGTGCTCGCGCCGACTGACGACGGGACCGGGTTCCCGTCCTGGGCGGGCGCGACGTGGGAACGCGAGGCGGTGCTGCGCTACGGCGAGAACCCGCACCAGCGCGCCGCGCTCTACGTCAGCCCGCAGGGGGGTGGCCTCGCCGGCGCCGAGCAGCTGCACGGTCCGGAGCTCTCCTACAACAACTACGTCGACACCGACGCTGCCCGGCGCGCGGCCTACGACTTCACCGAGCCGTGTGTCGCGATCATCAAGCACGCCAACCCGTGCGGCATCGCGGTCGGCAAGGACATCGCCGAGGCCCACCGGCTCGCCCACGCCTGCGACCCGACGTCGGCGTACGGCGGGGTCATCGCGGTCAACCGCCCGATCACCAAGGAGCTGGCCGAACAGCTCGCCGGCGTCCTCACCGAGGTGATCTGCGCGCCGGGGTACGACGACGACGCCCTGGAGATCTTCAAGGCGAAGGCCAAGCTGCGCGTGCTGCGCTGTGCCGCCGACGCCACGCCCGCCGCGGTCGAGACCCGCCCGGTCAGCGGCGGCCTGCTGATGCAGACGGTCGACCGCGTCGACGCGACCGGCGACGACCCGAGCACGTGGACGCTGCAAGCAGGGGAGCCGGCCGACGCCGAGACGCTGAAGGACCTCGCGTTCGCGTGGCGGGCGTGCCGATCGGTGAAGTCCAACGCGATCCTGCTCGCCAGCTCCGGCGCCTCGGTCGGCGTCGGGATGGGCCAGGTCAACCGGGTGGACTCGGCGCGGCTCGCGGTCTCCCGTGCGGGGGACCGTGCCAAGGGTTCCGTTGCCGCAAGCGACGCGTTCTTCCCGTTCCCCGATGGCTTGGAGATCCTCGTCGAGGGCGGCGTCAAGGCCATCGTCGAGCCCGGTGGCTCGGTCCGTGACGAGGAGGTCATCGCCGCCGCGAAGGCAGCGGGCGTGACGCTGTACTTCTCCGGAACCCGCCACTTCTACCACTGA
- a CDS encoding cobalamin B12-binding domain-containing protein: MPIRVVVAKPGLDGHDRGVKVVARALRDAGMEVIYTGLHQTPEQIVATAVQEDAQAVGLSVLSGAHMTLFKKVIDLLAEAGAGDIVVFGGGIVPDDDIAPLKEMGVAEIFTPGTPTTTIVDWVRDHVPATAGA; encoded by the coding sequence GTGCCGATCCGCGTCGTCGTTGCGAAGCCCGGGCTCGACGGGCACGACCGTGGGGTGAAGGTCGTGGCCCGCGCCCTGCGCGACGCCGGCATGGAGGTCATCTACACCGGCCTGCACCAGACCCCGGAGCAGATCGTGGCCACCGCCGTCCAGGAGGACGCGCAGGCGGTCGGACTGTCCGTCCTGTCCGGGGCTCACATGACGCTGTTCAAGAAGGTCATCGACCTGCTGGCCGAGGCCGGCGCCGGCGACATCGTGGTGTTCGGCGGCGGCATCGTCCCCGACGACGACATCGCGCCGCTCAAGGAGATGGGCGTCGCCGAGATCTTCACGCCCGGGACGCCGACGACGACGATCGTCGACTGGGTCCGTGATCACGTGCCGGCGACCGCCGGCGCCTAG
- a CDS encoding RDD family protein, with protein sequence MTEPIDPAAPPAYGAPPPYAAPPPPPYGAPTYGSGYGPPPGQRVNDPAPMGLRLLARIIDGLITGVIAVVLSYAVGMHVFSTTTNADGSTQASFALYNGDYFKYMLLALLVSGLYEVTMLVQRGATLGKMAVGVRVAMMSNGEKPTLQAALTRWAIPAVAGVIFPLLQLIVVVSVFFDNTHRNRGWYDYAANTIAVRTK encoded by the coding sequence ATGACCGAGCCGATCGATCCGGCCGCCCCACCCGCTTACGGAGCGCCTCCTCCGTACGCCGCCCCACCACCGCCGCCCTACGGCGCGCCCACCTACGGCAGCGGCTACGGCCCGCCACCCGGGCAGCGGGTCAACGACCCGGCACCGATGGGCCTTCGGCTGCTCGCCCGGATCATCGACGGCCTGATCACCGGCGTGATCGCGGTGGTGCTGTCCTACGCGGTCGGGATGCACGTGTTCTCGACGACGACGAACGCCGACGGGAGCACCCAGGCGTCGTTCGCGCTCTACAACGGCGACTACTTCAAGTACATGCTGCTGGCGTTGCTCGTGAGCGGGCTGTACGAGGTCACGATGCTCGTCCAGCGCGGAGCGACGCTGGGCAAGATGGCGGTCGGCGTACGCGTCGCGATGATGAGCAACGGCGAGAAGCCGACGTTGCAGGCGGCTCTCACGCGCTGGGCCATCCCGGCCGTCGCGGGCGTGATCTTCCCGCTGCTCCAGCTCATCGTGGTGGTCTCGGTGTTCTTCGACAACACCCATCGCAACCGTGGCTGGTACGACTACGCCGCCAACACGATCGCGGTCCGTACGAAGTAA
- the sucC gene encoding ADP-forming succinate--CoA ligase subunit beta, with protein MDLFEWQAKELFAKYGVPTTKQIVVDSPEAARAAAEELGGGPVMVKAQVKAGGRGKAGGVKFAPTADDAQTHAANILGMDIKGHTVHTVLISEAADIGTEYYFSFLLDRANRRYLAMCSAEGGMEIEQLAVEKPDALARVPVDPVAGVDAAKAMEIATAGNIPEAVRQQAADVIVKLWDVFVGEEATLVEVNPLVRTPDDQILALDGKVTLDDNADFRHAEVHDAYRDNSATDPLEVRAKSLHLNYVKLDGEVGIIGNGAGLVMSTLDVVAYAGEEFGNVRPANFLDIGGGASAEVMANGLDVILSDPAVRSVFVNVFGGITSCDAVANGIVQALSLLASRGEDVTKPLVVRLDGNNAEEGRRILTEAGHPLVEQVDTMDGAARRAAELAGKVA; from the coding sequence GTGGACCTGTTCGAGTGGCAGGCGAAGGAGCTGTTCGCGAAGTACGGCGTACCCACGACCAAGCAGATCGTCGTGGACTCGCCGGAGGCGGCGCGGGCGGCAGCCGAGGAGCTTGGCGGCGGGCCGGTCATGGTCAAGGCGCAGGTGAAGGCCGGTGGGCGCGGCAAGGCCGGTGGCGTGAAGTTCGCCCCGACCGCGGACGACGCCCAGACCCACGCCGCGAACATCCTCGGAATGGACATCAAGGGCCACACCGTCCACACCGTCTTGATCTCCGAGGCCGCCGACATCGGCACCGAGTACTACTTCTCGTTCCTGCTCGACCGCGCCAACCGCCGCTACCTCGCCATGTGCTCTGCCGAGGGCGGGATGGAGATCGAGCAGCTCGCGGTGGAAAAGCCCGACGCGCTCGCCCGCGTCCCTGTCGACCCGGTCGCGGGCGTCGACGCCGCGAAGGCGATGGAGATCGCCACGGCGGGCAACATCCCCGAGGCGGTCCGCCAGCAGGCGGCCGACGTGATCGTCAAGCTGTGGGACGTCTTCGTCGGTGAAGAGGCCACCCTGGTCGAGGTCAACCCGCTGGTCAGGACCCCGGACGACCAGATCCTTGCTCTCGACGGCAAGGTCACCCTCGACGACAACGCCGACTTCCGGCACGCCGAGGTCCACGACGCCTACCGCGACAACTCGGCGACCGACCCGCTGGAGGTCCGTGCGAAGTCGCTGCACCTCAACTACGTGAAGCTCGACGGCGAGGTCGGGATCATCGGCAACGGTGCCGGGCTGGTCATGTCGACGCTCGACGTCGTGGCGTACGCCGGCGAGGAGTTCGGCAACGTCCGGCCCGCGAACTTCCTCGACATCGGCGGCGGCGCCTCGGCCGAGGTGATGGCCAACGGGCTCGACGTGATCCTGTCCGACCCGGCGGTGCGGTCGGTGTTCGTCAACGTGTTCGGCGGCATCACGTCCTGCGACGCGGTTGCCAACGGCATCGTGCAGGCGCTGTCGCTGCTGGCTTCGCGCGGCGAGGACGTGACGAAGCCCCTCGTCGTACGGCTCGACGGCAACAACGCCGAGGAGGGCCGCCGCATCCTGACCGAGGCCGGGCACCCGCTGGTCGAGCAGGTGGACACGATGGACGGCGCGGCACGGCGAGCCGCCGAGCTCGCGGGGAAGGTGGCCTAA